In Primulina huaijiensis isolate GDHJ02 chromosome 16, ASM1229523v2, whole genome shotgun sequence, a single genomic region encodes these proteins:
- the LOC140960737 gene encoding cyclin-D3-3-like translates to MSFHQLNPLSTIDSLHCEEEHWDINEEIIENNARNYFFIAEEGVGDSDLDKDNNKLINPESFVGFLEQKSLGEDEELKCLLAKEKGNEVCGGFEPNPSRGEAVEWILKVTGYYSFSALTAVLAVNYLDRFLYSFQSHREKPWMTQLVAVACLSLAAKVEETQVPLLLDLQVEEAKYVFESKTIQRMELLVLSTLQWKMNPVTPHSFLDYISRSLGLKSSLSKVFFRRSECLLLSIISDCRAVCHLPSALATATMLYVINSVEPTIGVQYQDHLINILGTNKEKVEDCCRLIQDVATSVHFYSSNKRKFRSSPCSPNGVLEVSLGSESSNDSWAVRSIASASSSPEPLSKKTKSQSQNHAIF, encoded by the exons ATGTCTTTTCATCAACTAAACCCATTGTCCACCATCGATTCTTTGCATTGTGAGGAAGAGCATTGGGATATTAATGAAGAAATTATAGAAAACAACGCAAGAAACTATTTTTTCATCGCGGAAGAAGGGGTCGGGGACAGTGATTTGGACAAAGATAACAATAAGTTAATTAATCCTGAATCTTTTGTGGGTTTTTTGGAGCAGAAATCGTTGGGCGAAGATGAAGAATTGAAATGTTTATTGGCAAAAGAGAAGGGAAATGAAGTGTGCGGTGGATTTGAGCCGAACCCATCTAGGGGTGAGGCAGTGGAGTGGATTCTAAAGGTTACTGGGTATTACTCTTTTTCTGCTCTCACTGCGGTTCTTGCAGTTAATTATCTGGATAGGTTTCTCTACAGTTTTCAGTCTCACAGAGAGAAGCCGTGGATGACTCAACTTGTTGCTGTGGCTTGTCTTTCTTTGGCTGCAAAAGTTGAGGAGACTCAAGTGCCTCTACTTTTAGACCTCCAA gtGGAGGAGGCCAAGTATGTGTTTGAGTCGAAAACCATTCAAAGAATGGAGCTTTTGGTTCTTTCCACGCTTCAATGGAAGATGAATCCAGTCACCCCACATTCATTTCTTGATTACATTTCGAGGAGTCTTGGATTAAAGAGCTCTCTCTCTAAAGTTTTCTTCAGGAGATCCGAGTGCCTGCTTCTTTCCATTATTTCTG ATTGTAGAGCCGTGTGCCATCTACCTTCTGCTTTGGCCACTGCCACAATGCTGTATGTTATAAATAGTGTCGAGCCCACCATTGGAGTGCAATATCAAGATCACCTGATAAACATTCTTGGAACAAACAAG GAAAAAGTGGAAGACTGCTGCAGGTTAATACAAGATGTGGCCACAAGTGTGCACTTCTACTCAAGCAACAAAAGAAAGTTCAGATCGTCGCCTTGCAGTCCCAATGGAGTATTGGAAGTCTCATTGGGCTCGGAAAGCTCAAACGATTCCTGGGCGGTGAGGAGTATTGCATCTGCCTCCTCCTCACCAGAGCCTTTGTCCAAGAAAACCAAGTCCCAGAGTCAAAATCATGCAATTTTCTGA
- the LOC140962171 gene encoding protein DCL homolog, chloroplastic yields the protein MAAPLLLRALPFLRHRLIPQHIRRITGPVTLRSWCGTAESSRIDSDSPSVGKIPSSRTANDQSHYSRWDDPDFRKWKDKEAEILKDIEPIICLTKEILHSDRYMDGERLTHEDEKVVVDKLLVHHPRSEDKIGCGMDSIMVDRHPQFKHSRCLFVVRTDGGWIDFSYQKCIRAYIRDKYASHAERFIKEHFKRSSC from the exons ATGGCCGCTCCGCTCCTCCTGAGAGCTCTACCTTTCCTCCGCCACCGCCTTATTCCGCAGCACATACGACGCATAACTGGGCCAGTAACTCTCCGTTCCTGGTGCGGCACTGCAGAATCAAGTCGGATTGACAGTGACTCGCCGTCTGTGGGTAAAATCCCCAGCTCACGGACTGCTAATGACCAGAGCCATTATTCGAGATGGGATGACCCAGATTTTCGGAAATGGAAAGATAAAGAAGCTGAAATACTTAAAGACATTGAGCCCATTATTTGTCTCACCAAAGAAATCCTCCACTCCGACAG ATACATGGATGGAGAACGACTTACCCATGAAGACGAGAAAGTTGTGGTCGATAAACTTCTTGTGCATCATCCTCGTTCTGAAGATAAGATTGGATGTGGAATGGATTCAATTATG GTTGATCGACATCCCCAGTTCAAGCATTCAAGATGCCTCTTTGTGGTACGAACCGACGGTGGATGGATTGATTTCTCCTACCAGAAATGTATACGGGCCTACATTCGAGATAAGTACGCTTCCCACGCCGAAAGATTTATAAAAGAGCATTTTAAACGCAGCAGTTGCTAA
- the LOC140962158 gene encoding protein RER1A-like, giving the protein MNAGGGTGDHGDTSAASAAAQFSHAMWQWYQHLLDKSTPLVLYRWIFLSVIAFIYALRVYILQGFYITTYGLGIYILQLLIAFLSPQVDPEIRELNDGPTLPTRGSEEFRPFVRRLPEFKFWHSLTKAFCFVFVLTFFSAFDVPVFWPILLFYWLILFVSTMKRQIMHMIKYKYVPFTFGKQRYHGKNVASGDDTNTARL; this is encoded by the exons ATGAATGCGGGTGGCGGAACAGGCGACCACGGCGATACTTCCGCCGCCTCCGCCGCGGCGCAATTCAGCCACGCGATGTGGCAGTGGTACCAGCACTTACTGGATAAATCGACTCCGTTGGTACTGTACCGGTGGATCTTCCTGTCGGTGATCGCTTTCATTTACGCATTGCGTGTGTACATACTGCAGGGCTTCTACATCACCACGTACGGTCTTGGAATCTACATCCTGCAGCTGTTGATTGCGTTTTTGTCGCCACAGGTGGATCCCGAGATCCGAGAGCTGAACGACGGTCCCACGCTCCCTACTCGGGGCTCCGAGGAGTTCCGCCCCTTTGTCCGCCGTCTCCCCGAGTTTAAGTTCTG GCATTCTCTCACAAAGGCATTCTGCTTTGTTTTTGTGCTGACCTTCTTCAGTGCTTTTGACGTGCCAGTATTTTGGCCAATTCTTCTTTTCTATTGGTTGATTCTGTTCGTTTCAACAATGAAGAGGCAAATAATGCACATGATCAAATATAAATACGTGCCTTTTACATTTGGGAAGCAG CGTTACCATGGGAAGAATGTAGCTTCTGGTGATGATACAAATACTGCCAGGCTTTAA